In the Quercus lobata isolate SW786 chromosome 5, ValleyOak3.0 Primary Assembly, whole genome shotgun sequence genome, one interval contains:
- the LOC115993038 gene encoding E3 ubiquitin-protein ligase AIRP2-like isoform X1 produces MYVATMRKSFKDSLKVLEADIQHANTLASDCPREYDGACLQMRMSYSPAAHLFLFLVQWTDCNLAGALGLLRILIYKVYVDGTTTMSTHERKASIREFYAVIYPSILQLQRGVTDTEDKKQKAVCMERYRRRDDEEHRQCSDVDTEREEECGICMEMNSKIVLPYCNHAMCLKCYREWRSRSQSCPFCRDSLKRVNSGDLWVLTDSKDIVDMAIATRENLRRLFLYIDKLPLIVPDSLFDTYDSHLR; encoded by the exons ATGTATGTGGCTACTATGAGAAAGTCTTTCAAGGACTCTCTCAAAGTTCTTGAAGCTGATATTCAACACGCTAATACTCT TGCCTCAGATTGTCCAAGGGAATATGATGGTGCCTGCCTTCAGATGAGAATGTCATATAGTCCAGCTGCACACCTATTCCTCTTTCTGGTCCAATGGACAGATTGTAACCTTGCAGGGGCCCTAGGACTCTTAAGAATCCTAATTTACAAG GTTTACGTGGATGGCACAACCACCATGTCTACCCATGAAAGAAAAGCAAGCATAAGAGAGTTTTATG CGGTAATTTATCCCTCTATATTGCAACTTCAAAGAGGTGTTACTGATACAGAAGATAAAAAGCAGAAAGCAGTATGCATGGAGAGGTATCGAAGGAGAGACGATGAGGAACATAGGCAGTGTTCTGATGTAGATACTGAAAGAGAGGAAGAATGTGGAATATGCATGGAAATGAATAGCAAGATTGTATTGCCCTACTGCAACCATGCCATGTGCTTGAAATGTTACCGAGAATG GCGATCAAGATCACAGTCATGTCCCTTTTGTCGTGATAGTCTTAAGAGAGTGAATTCAGGTGATCTCTGGGTACTCACAGACAGCAAGGACATAGTTGACATGGCAATAGCGACAAGGGAGAATCTTAGAAGGTTGTTCCTGTATATAGATAAGTTACCATTAATTGTTCCCGATTCTCTTTTTGACACTTATGATTCTCACCTAAGGTGA
- the LOC115993038 gene encoding E3 ubiquitin-protein ligase AIRP2-like isoform X2 produces the protein MTNGVSASDCPREYDGACLQMRMSYSPAAHLFLFLVQWTDCNLAGALGLLRILIYKVYVDGTTTMSTHERKASIREFYAVIYPSILQLQRGVTDTEDKKQKAVCMERYRRRDDEEHRQCSDVDTEREEECGICMEMNSKIVLPYCNHAMCLKCYREWRSRSQSCPFCRDSLKRVNSGDLWVLTDSKDIVDMAIATRENLRRLFLYIDKLPLIVPDSLFDTYDSHLR, from the exons ATGACTAATGGGGTCAG TGCCTCAGATTGTCCAAGGGAATATGATGGTGCCTGCCTTCAGATGAGAATGTCATATAGTCCAGCTGCACACCTATTCCTCTTTCTGGTCCAATGGACAGATTGTAACCTTGCAGGGGCCCTAGGACTCTTAAGAATCCTAATTTACAAG GTTTACGTGGATGGCACAACCACCATGTCTACCCATGAAAGAAAAGCAAGCATAAGAGAGTTTTATG CGGTAATTTATCCCTCTATATTGCAACTTCAAAGAGGTGTTACTGATACAGAAGATAAAAAGCAGAAAGCAGTATGCATGGAGAGGTATCGAAGGAGAGACGATGAGGAACATAGGCAGTGTTCTGATGTAGATACTGAAAGAGAGGAAGAATGTGGAATATGCATGGAAATGAATAGCAAGATTGTATTGCCCTACTGCAACCATGCCATGTGCTTGAAATGTTACCGAGAATG GCGATCAAGATCACAGTCATGTCCCTTTTGTCGTGATAGTCTTAAGAGAGTGAATTCAGGTGATCTCTGGGTACTCACAGACAGCAAGGACATAGTTGACATGGCAATAGCGACAAGGGAGAATCTTAGAAGGTTGTTCCTGTATATAGATAAGTTACCATTAATTGTTCCCGATTCTCTTTTTGACACTTATGATTCTCACCTAAGGTGA